The following coding sequences are from one Mycobacterium bourgelatii window:
- a CDS encoding 3-oxoacyl-ACP synthase codes for MSAYITATGSFLPGNPVPNEEMEDYLGTAAGITSDLRDLTLMNCGVKTRYYAIDKNQRTIISNAAMAANAVRDAAGRAGIGPNDVELLTAATTGPDMLAPGHASMVHAELGYGPMEISTSAGICSSGMMALKNAYLQVAIGEKRNAITVASELPSRVFKGSRYDEMGLLAEDGSLPLEAAFLRYMLSDGAGAAVIENAPAASGISLRIDWISLTSFANTEKTCMYGGSNSQAATKCWMDYPTAAAAEADGALVLRQDLSLLPHLIGLGADEWERLRKLGKFNPDTLTWIPAHYSSERLKEIVLKEFARRGINAGRPEKWYSNLTSVGNIGCAAIFVILDEMMTEGLIKAGDTLLCMVPESGRFVMSFMHLTAVSGAADRQP; via the coding sequence ATGAGCGCATACATCACTGCCACCGGCAGCTTTCTGCCGGGCAACCCGGTACCCAACGAAGAAATGGAAGATTACCTGGGCACCGCGGCCGGCATCACAAGTGATCTGCGGGATCTGACCCTGATGAACTGTGGTGTCAAAACCCGTTATTACGCCATCGACAAGAATCAGCGAACCATCATCTCGAATGCGGCGATGGCCGCAAACGCGGTGCGCGACGCCGCCGGACGCGCCGGTATCGGCCCGAACGACGTCGAGCTGCTGACCGCCGCGACGACGGGGCCGGATATGTTGGCGCCCGGGCACGCCAGCATGGTGCACGCGGAATTGGGCTACGGGCCGATGGAGATTTCGACTTCCGCCGGAATCTGTAGTTCCGGGATGATGGCACTGAAGAACGCCTACCTGCAGGTGGCCATCGGTGAGAAGCGCAACGCGATCACCGTCGCCAGCGAGTTGCCCTCTCGCGTCTTCAAGGGCAGCCGGTACGACGAGATGGGTCTGCTCGCCGAAGACGGATCGTTGCCGCTGGAAGCCGCGTTTCTGCGTTACATGCTCTCCGACGGAGCGGGCGCCGCGGTCATCGAAAATGCGCCCGCCGCATCGGGAATCAGCCTTCGCATCGACTGGATTTCGCTGACGTCCTTCGCGAACACCGAGAAGACGTGCATGTACGGGGGGAGCAACTCCCAAGCGGCCACAAAGTGCTGGATGGATTATCCGACCGCCGCAGCGGCGGAAGCCGACGGTGCACTCGTGTTACGCCAGGACCTCTCGCTGTTGCCGCACCTGATCGGCCTCGGAGCCGACGAGTGGGAACGCTTGCGCAAATTGGGCAAGTTCAACCCGGACACACTGACCTGGATCCCCGCGCACTACTCGAGTGAGCGGTTGAAGGAGATCGTCTTGAAAGAGTTCGCCCGGCGCGGGATCAACGCCGGCCGGCCAGAGAAGTGGTACAGCAACCTGACCTCCGTCGGCAACATCGGTTGCGCCGCCATTTTCGTCATCCTCGACGAGATGATGACCGAGGGCCTGATCAAAGCCGGTGACACGCTGCTGTGCATGGTTCCCGAGTCCGGCCGGTTCGTGATGTCCTTCATGCATCTGACGGCGGTGTCGGGAGCCGCGGATCGTCAGCCATGA
- a CDS encoding type I polyketide synthase: MDTGQGVAIVGMGCRFPGGVFAPDQYWDFMLRRGDGIVEVPRERWNIDLFYDPDPAAPGRAYTRRGGFVTRSPWDFDAEFFGISPREAEVMDPQQSWLLEVAWEALDDAGLAGVAPGRDVGVYIGGFMCDNQVRRAMPSARRAISHFTATGGSQAMLSNRLSHALDLRGPSMTIDTACSSSLVAIHEATQAISRGECEFALAGGVSVMLHPEVFVSMCKGKFLARDGRSKAFDAAADGYGRGEGAGMLVLKSVEAALRDRDRIYAVIAGSGVNQDGRTLGITVPNRVAQRDLAQAVCAKANLAPHEIGYVEAHGTGTPVGDPIEVTALSEAYGLAEQRTGALLVGSVKPSIGHLEAAAGVAGVIKAALAIRHRTIPAQGWLENLNPAIPFDDLNIEVVTQTTAFPTPSGRAIAAVNGFGYGGTNGHVILAQAPDVPATAAERPSITLFPISGANKDAVCAVAAAMRSTVDSAASIDDLCSAAWSRRAHHTFRTALPCSDKDELARHLDAVVAGTATISRATVPTGTKPVFVFSGMGPQWWGMARELLDMDGPFARAAAEVDALFVEIAGWSIRDELLKPESDSRIQRTEYAQPANFLVQVGIVAELAALGVEPAAIVGHSVGEVSAAFVSGALTLRDALLVSYQRARLQASTEGSGGMLAVGLPESEVALRLSERGVRDVVVAAVNGPDAVTLAGPLTAIEHLHHELSTDAFVRRLQVTVPYHSPLMDPILDDLVKVLAGIQPLRPHRDLYSTVTAQQATLPEWGPEYWCANVRRPVRFGDTIETLIDAGHRVFLEVGPHPVLSGNIRAILAAKAESGVAIATLKRGEGDHDRLLGAVGELYRAGCLGRTAPGQSTLAPHLDLPSYPWQHKVLFAESRQAELERNGGADDRPLLGTRATGHPMAWSTELSVSRLPWLPDHLVDGKVVLPGTAYLDAFLCAAAECTKHRSLTVESVRFSRLLLIDDHAVPTITVTAEPATMRLSFSSCDDTDSRIVHSTARIVDAAVAPRQVEVPSFDGDILSHEEFYALLKSRGFQYGPAFRRVVEARVGSDVIVTTVDPVAGDDLHLAHPAVVDAALQGVAAFDDLSLGTMVPVAVDTVRRHGPTPTTPVTAVIRRGTGPDVYADIAMCGPDGTAFFELLGVRFAELTPSPSPLAELGPLLYEIDWCPVDPAAIGVRVDQPVLQVALGSQAAEPQAPPPDCAALIQPMYLAHTIRQLEGADVTVVVVAGDDDVVSLVAELVEVAVQFDSVIDSNPDVRIDAILLTTGAFRLRGDHQEPNVRQAALAGARRVLQNEQLSVRWRHIDLQPGADLRGLDAALLSEIHDGEQLVDEIAVRDGVPFAPHYRRDLAKRLDVYSEATPHIDPEASFVLEPPRTRLLDDLALRAVPRITPGARQIEVRLNAIGLNYKDAMKLLGVLTPQDLRGTAFGMAVGMEGIGVVTRAGSLSRFEIGDVVMVAVPNMFSRYLTLDPAHAVVERLTRDLTPGLAASFIPYLTAHYGLVCAARLGEDDTILVHGAAGGTGLAAVHLARHLGARVIASAGTEERRAFARAAGAHHTVNSRTVNFVDDVMRLTDGHGADVIYTSLPGEALRQNLRAAAEFGRIVDIGKADIYGNRAIELGPFDRNLQYFAIDVDRMLNHRPAFTQQLATEVIMRLDNGTYPPLPATTYDAGALAEAFNVVARGTQQGRVEVHLGGNPPVRPAIPSFPVRSDGSYLVTGAFGAVGLALVDWLVDQGARHLVVVSRSGPRTGRAKRRLRAWRASGADIRVEAVDIGDGLAVSKLIARATEQMPPLRGVFHAAGVAEDSAYGKATPESLRRVIAPKLDGAWNLHCATETAGIELDAFVLFSSTSAIIGAPFQLAYAAANAGLDAIAQLRRARGAAGLSVNWGALRGGGMLDASSPEVRRVYREVLGQNDLLVSHVPALLATVLAAIPSDNKLSNVVIADIDWQTLLSGQPALKSSTRFADFAAALSDSARNFRAELFALPPDQRLEMLTSTLAEQVAAVLGIPTETIDHHTALAELGLDSLSSVEIASRVAANLDIRISAVEFERLPGLSAIAKQALAVAEVS, from the coding sequence ATGGACACTGGCCAAGGCGTGGCGATCGTGGGCATGGGGTGCCGGTTCCCGGGCGGCGTGTTCGCGCCGGATCAGTATTGGGACTTCATGCTGAGGCGCGGGGACGGCATCGTCGAGGTGCCCAGGGAACGATGGAACATCGACCTCTTCTATGACCCTGACCCGGCCGCGCCGGGCCGGGCCTATACCCGCCGCGGCGGCTTCGTAACGCGCTCGCCTTGGGATTTCGATGCCGAATTCTTCGGCATCTCCCCTCGGGAAGCCGAGGTGATGGATCCTCAGCAGAGCTGGCTGCTCGAGGTTGCGTGGGAGGCGCTGGACGACGCGGGGCTGGCGGGCGTAGCTCCCGGACGCGACGTTGGCGTCTACATCGGCGGGTTCATGTGCGACAACCAGGTTCGCCGGGCCATGCCCTCGGCGCGGCGCGCCATCAGCCACTTCACTGCCACCGGCGGATCGCAGGCGATGCTGTCCAACCGCCTGTCTCATGCGTTGGATCTGCGTGGGCCAAGCATGACCATCGACACCGCGTGTTCGTCGTCGTTGGTCGCGATTCACGAGGCGACGCAGGCTATCTCGCGCGGCGAGTGCGAATTCGCGCTCGCGGGTGGAGTGAGCGTCATGCTCCATCCGGAGGTGTTCGTATCGATGTGCAAGGGCAAGTTTCTTGCCCGCGACGGGCGGAGCAAAGCATTTGACGCTGCCGCCGACGGATACGGCCGCGGTGAGGGCGCGGGCATGCTGGTGCTGAAGAGCGTTGAGGCAGCATTGCGCGACCGGGACCGCATCTACGCAGTGATCGCCGGCAGCGGGGTCAATCAGGATGGTCGCACTCTGGGGATCACCGTCCCCAACCGGGTCGCACAGCGTGATCTCGCGCAAGCTGTCTGTGCGAAGGCGAATCTGGCTCCGCATGAGATCGGGTATGTCGAAGCCCACGGAACCGGAACACCGGTCGGGGACCCGATCGAGGTCACCGCGTTGAGTGAGGCATACGGCCTGGCCGAGCAACGGACCGGTGCACTGCTGGTGGGCTCGGTGAAGCCATCGATCGGGCATCTGGAGGCCGCAGCCGGGGTTGCGGGCGTGATCAAGGCCGCGCTTGCGATACGCCATCGCACCATCCCAGCGCAAGGATGGTTGGAAAACCTCAACCCGGCGATTCCGTTCGACGATCTCAACATCGAGGTCGTCACCCAGACGACCGCGTTCCCCACTCCGTCGGGTCGCGCCATTGCCGCTGTGAACGGGTTCGGCTACGGCGGGACCAACGGCCACGTCATCCTGGCCCAGGCCCCGGACGTGCCCGCGACCGCCGCCGAACGGCCTTCGATCACGCTCTTCCCCATCTCGGGCGCCAACAAAGACGCTGTCTGTGCTGTCGCCGCCGCCATGCGCAGCACCGTGGATTCCGCGGCCTCGATCGACGATCTCTGTTCAGCCGCCTGGAGCCGGCGAGCACACCACACGTTCCGGACCGCGCTGCCCTGTTCCGACAAGGACGAACTGGCGCGACATCTCGACGCCGTCGTTGCCGGAACAGCGACGATCAGCCGCGCTACGGTGCCGACCGGGACGAAACCGGTGTTCGTCTTCAGCGGCATGGGCCCCCAATGGTGGGGCATGGCACGCGAACTTCTTGACATGGACGGGCCTTTCGCGCGCGCCGCAGCCGAGGTCGATGCGTTGTTCGTTGAGATCGCCGGCTGGTCGATTCGCGACGAACTGCTCAAGCCAGAATCGGATTCGCGCATTCAGCGCACCGAATACGCTCAGCCGGCCAACTTTCTGGTACAGGTCGGGATCGTCGCCGAGCTCGCGGCGCTTGGGGTCGAACCTGCTGCGATTGTCGGGCACAGTGTCGGCGAGGTGAGCGCGGCGTTTGTCAGCGGTGCACTCACCCTTCGCGACGCGCTCTTGGTGAGCTATCAGCGGGCGCGTCTGCAGGCCAGCACCGAAGGCAGCGGCGGGATGCTGGCCGTCGGTTTGCCGGAAAGTGAGGTGGCGCTGCGACTTTCGGAAAGAGGCGTTCGCGACGTGGTCGTCGCGGCGGTCAATGGTCCCGATGCTGTGACGCTGGCCGGTCCGCTCACCGCAATAGAGCACCTGCACCACGAGTTGTCCACGGACGCCTTCGTCCGCCGCCTGCAGGTGACGGTGCCATACCACAGTCCGCTGATGGATCCGATCCTCGACGATCTGGTAAAGGTGCTGGCCGGCATCCAGCCGTTGCGGCCACATCGAGATCTGTATTCGACGGTCACCGCGCAGCAAGCCACCCTGCCGGAATGGGGTCCCGAGTACTGGTGCGCCAACGTACGCCGACCTGTGCGATTCGGCGACACCATCGAAACCCTGATCGATGCTGGCCACCGGGTGTTCCTGGAGGTAGGTCCGCATCCCGTGCTCTCGGGAAATATTCGAGCGATATTGGCCGCCAAGGCGGAATCAGGTGTTGCCATAGCCACGCTCAAACGTGGCGAGGGTGACCACGACCGTCTACTCGGCGCTGTCGGGGAGTTGTACCGGGCGGGCTGCCTTGGCCGAACGGCGCCGGGCCAGTCCACGCTCGCACCGCATCTGGATCTACCAAGCTATCCCTGGCAACACAAGGTGCTTTTCGCCGAGTCCCGTCAGGCGGAGTTGGAGCGGAACGGTGGTGCCGATGACCGTCCATTGCTCGGTACCCGAGCTACCGGACACCCGATGGCATGGTCGACTGAGTTGTCGGTTTCCCGGTTGCCCTGGCTGCCAGACCACCTGGTAGACGGGAAGGTGGTATTGCCGGGTACCGCGTACCTTGACGCATTCCTGTGTGCGGCCGCCGAGTGCACCAAACATCGAAGCCTCACAGTCGAATCCGTGCGGTTCTCGCGTTTGCTTCTCATTGACGACCACGCCGTGCCGACTATCACCGTCACTGCGGAACCCGCAACGATGCGGCTGAGCTTCTCCTCCTGCGACGACACCGATAGCCGGATCGTCCACAGCACAGCACGAATAGTCGATGCTGCGGTAGCACCACGGCAGGTGGAGGTGCCGTCCTTCGACGGTGACATATTGAGCCATGAGGAGTTCTATGCGCTGCTGAAAAGCCGTGGTTTCCAATATGGTCCAGCGTTCCGACGGGTTGTCGAGGCAAGGGTCGGCTCCGATGTCATCGTCACGACAGTTGATCCGGTAGCGGGCGACGACTTGCACCTCGCGCACCCCGCCGTGGTCGATGCCGCGCTGCAGGGCGTTGCCGCGTTCGACGATCTGTCGCTGGGAACGATGGTTCCGGTCGCTGTCGACACTGTGCGCAGGCACGGCCCGACGCCGACGACGCCCGTGACCGCGGTGATACGCCGCGGCACCGGGCCCGACGTATACGCCGACATTGCGATGTGCGGTCCTGATGGCACCGCGTTCTTCGAACTGCTCGGGGTGCGATTCGCCGAATTAACCCCTTCGCCGTCGCCGCTCGCCGAACTGGGCCCATTGCTATACGAAATCGATTGGTGTCCGGTGGATCCGGCTGCCATCGGTGTCCGTGTCGATCAGCCCGTCCTTCAGGTCGCCCTGGGGAGTCAGGCCGCTGAACCGCAGGCCCCGCCTCCGGACTGCGCCGCCTTGATCCAACCGATGTATCTGGCACACACCATCCGTCAGCTTGAGGGAGCCGACGTGACGGTTGTCGTCGTCGCCGGTGACGACGACGTAGTCAGCCTGGTTGCCGAACTCGTGGAAGTGGCAGTGCAATTCGATTCCGTGATTGACTCCAACCCCGACGTGCGCATCGACGCGATTCTGTTGACGACCGGGGCTTTCCGCCTACGCGGCGACCACCAGGAGCCGAATGTGCGGCAGGCAGCGTTAGCAGGGGCGCGTCGTGTGCTGCAGAACGAACAATTGTCGGTGCGCTGGCGGCACATCGATCTTCAGCCCGGTGCTGACCTCCGCGGTCTGGACGCGGCGCTGCTGAGCGAGATCCACGACGGCGAACAACTCGTCGATGAGATTGCAGTGCGCGATGGAGTGCCGTTCGCTCCTCATTATCGCCGCGACCTTGCCAAGCGACTCGATGTGTATTCGGAAGCGACTCCGCATATCGATCCCGAAGCATCGTTCGTCCTAGAGCCGCCGAGAACGCGACTCCTCGACGATCTCGCTTTGCGCGCGGTGCCGCGAATTACGCCGGGAGCCCGGCAAATCGAGGTACGTCTCAACGCGATCGGGCTGAACTACAAGGACGCAATGAAGCTGCTCGGCGTGCTGACCCCGCAAGACCTACGCGGAACCGCCTTCGGCATGGCGGTAGGCATGGAGGGTATCGGGGTCGTCACTCGCGCAGGTTCCTTGAGCCGCTTCGAGATCGGCGACGTCGTCATGGTGGCAGTTCCGAATATGTTCAGCCGGTATCTCACGCTCGATCCGGCCCATGCCGTTGTCGAACGTCTCACTCGCGATCTGACACCCGGCCTCGCGGCCAGTTTCATTCCATACTTGACCGCACACTACGGCCTGGTATGTGCGGCAAGGCTGGGCGAGGACGACACCATCCTGGTGCACGGGGCGGCCGGCGGCACCGGGTTAGCGGCGGTTCACCTCGCACGCCATCTCGGTGCCCGCGTAATCGCCAGCGCCGGCACCGAGGAACGACGAGCCTTCGCGCGCGCCGCAGGCGCGCACCACACCGTGAACTCCCGCACGGTCAACTTCGTCGACGACGTCATGCGGCTCACCGATGGTCACGGCGCGGACGTCATATACACCTCGCTACCCGGCGAGGCGCTTCGGCAAAACCTCAGGGCCGCAGCGGAATTCGGACGAATCGTCGACATCGGCAAAGCCGACATCTACGGCAACCGGGCTATCGAGCTCGGGCCGTTCGACCGCAACCTGCAATACTTCGCCATCGATGTCGACCGGATGCTCAACCACCGGCCTGCCTTCACGCAGCAGCTCGCCACTGAGGTCATCATGCGGCTGGACAACGGAACCTACCCGCCCTTGCCCGCGACGACGTATGACGCCGGTGCCCTGGCGGAGGCCTTCAACGTTGTCGCGCGGGGCACCCAGCAGGGCCGCGTTGAAGTGCACCTGGGCGGTAACCCGCCGGTTCGGCCGGCGATCCCTTCGTTCCCCGTCCGCTCCGACGGCAGCTACCTGGTGACCGGCGCCTTCGGTGCCGTCGGCCTGGCACTCGTCGATTGGCTGGTCGATCAGGGAGCGCGGCACCTGGTCGTCGTCAGCAGGAGTGGCCCCCGTACCGGTCGCGCCAAACGGCGACTCCGCGCGTGGCGCGCCAGCGGCGCGGACATCCGGGTGGAAGCCGTCGACATCGGCGACGGGCTTGCCGTCTCGAAGCTGATAGCGCGCGCCACCGAGCAGATGCCTCCGCTACGCGGCGTGTTTCATGCCGCCGGAGTGGCAGAGGACAGCGCGTACGGAAAGGCCACGCCTGAATCCCTGCGGCGAGTGATCGCGCCCAAGCTCGACGGTGCGTGGAACCTGCACTGTGCGACGGAAACTGCCGGGATTGAGCTGGATGCGTTCGTGCTGTTCTCATCGACGTCGGCGATCATCGGCGCACCGTTCCAGCTTGCCTACGCCGCCGCGAACGCCGGCCTGGATGCAATTGCTCAACTACGCCGGGCGCGCGGTGCGGCAGGACTATCGGTGAACTGGGGGGCGCTACGCGGCGGCGGCATGCTGGACGCCTCCTCGCCCGAGGTGCGCCGCGTCTATCGCGAGGTGCTCGGGCAGAACGACCTTTTGGTGAGCCATGTCCCCGCGCTGTTGGCAACGGTTCTGGCCGCGATTCCCTCGGACAACAAATTGTCCAACGTCGTCATCGCCGACATAGATTGGCAGACGCTGCTATCGGGCCAGCCGGCATTGAAATCCTCCACGAGATTCGCCGACTTTGCCGCGGCCCTGAGCGATAGCGCCCGCAACTTCCGTGCCGAACTGTTCGCCCTACCCCCTGACCAGCGACTCGAAATGCTGACCTCGACGCTGGCAGAACAGGTTGCGGCCGTCCTCGGTATTCCCACCGAGACCATCGATCATCACACTGCCCTGGCGGAGCTCGGCCTCGATTCGTTGTCATCGGTCGAGATCGCTTCGCGCGTGGCGGCAAACCTAGACATTCGAATATCGGCGGTGGAATTCGAACGGCTCCCAGGTTTGTCCGCCATCGCGAAGCAGGCCCTCGCCGTAGCGGAGGTGTCGTGA
- a CDS encoding acyl carrier protein yields the protein MSDLAPGYDELVDWLIVRVAGYLGLTPDAIGIDIPLADCGIDSVAGMALCADLNDEKGFDVETTIVWDYATIDEIAAHLAEQGGAA from the coding sequence ATGAGCGATCTCGCCCCGGGATACGACGAACTCGTCGACTGGCTGATCGTGCGGGTCGCCGGCTACCTGGGCCTGACGCCGGACGCCATTGGCATCGACATCCCATTGGCCGACTGTGGGATTGATTCAGTCGCCGGCATGGCGTTGTGCGCAGACTTGAATGACGAGAAGGGATTCGACGTCGAGACCACCATCGTGTGGGACTACGCGACCATCGATGAAATCGCGGCTCACCTCGCCGAACAGGGAGGAGCAGCGTGA